A single window of Watersipora subatra chromosome 11, tzWatSuba1.1, whole genome shotgun sequence DNA harbors:
- the LOC137408079 gene encoding uncharacterized protein has translation MQCLVTVIAITVGLTAGQGGFRQNGGGGGGGRQTAAQGFDTNQNFINAANQNGFAQNGALNKAGSDKAQLNALSGNNNRFQEADRFAGKDAVNAQSNFGFENYKNAGAFDNLDASSSVDKGSKFGLSVIDEQFLSEDAAISKSSGDKFNLGTKVAANEGFAGASAANKEAFVDAAAADQNQLSAAAANQGQLQAKEGINKQNNGFLNAGNIGQSAFGVNDGAFGNSGGSGSIGFGGGQFGNGFGGLNGGGGGFGNGVGGGFGGGFGNGIGGGFNGGGFGGQIGGGFNGGGFGNGIGGGFNRGGFGSGIGGGFNGGGFGSGNGIGGGFNGGGFGNGIGGGFNGGGFGNGGFGGQGGFLGGNGGSKKGGKF, from the exons ATGCAGTGTCTAGTGACAGTCATAGCAATAACAGTAGGCTTAACTGCCGGTCAGGGAGGATTCAGACAAAATGGTGGAGGAGGAGGTGGAGGAAGACAGACTGCAGCTCAAGGGTTTGACACTAACCAAAACTTCATCAATGCTGCTAATCAAAATGGCTTTGCACAAAACGGAGCTCTAAACAAAGCTGGCAGCGATAAGGCG CAACTAAATGCGTTGAGTGGGAACAACAACCGATTTCAAGAAGCAGATAGATTTGCAGGAAAAGACGCTGTCAATGCCCAGAGTAACTTTGGATTCgaaaattacaaaaatgcaGGCGCCTTTGACAACTTAGATGCTTCTTCAAGCGTCGACAAGGGCAGCAAATTTG GTCTTTCTGTGATTGATGAGCAGTTCTTAAGCGAAGATGCTGCCATCTCCAAAAGCAGCGGTGACAAATTCAACTTAGGCACTAAAGTAGCTGCCAATGAGGGTTTTGCAGGAGCAAGCGCTGCCAATAAGGAGGCCTTCGTAGATGCAGCAGCCGCTGACCAAAACCAACTGAGTGCAGCT gCTGCCAATCAAGGTCAGCTGCAGGCTAAGGAAGGCATCAACAAACAGAACAATGGTTTCCTGAATGCTGGAAATATTGGCCAATCAGCATTTGGAGTGAATGACGGCGCTTTTGGCAACTCTGGAGGGTCTGGCAGCATTGGGTTTGGTGGCGGACAATTTGGAAATGGCTTTGGTGGTCTCAATGGCGGTGGGGGTGGATTCGGCAATGGAGTCGGGGGTGGATTCGGGGGTGGATTCGGCAATGGAATCGGAGGTGGATTTAATGGGGGTGGATTTGGCGGCCAAATTGGAGGTGGATTTAACGGAGGGGGATTTGGCAACGGAATTGGTGGTGGATTCAATAGAGGTGGATTTGGCAGCGGAATTGGAGGTGGATTCAACGGAGGCGGATTTGGAAGCGGAAACGGAATCGGAGGTGGATTTAATGGGGGTGGATTTGGAAATGGAATCGGAGGTGGATTCAATGGAGGTGGATTTGGAAATGGAGGATTTGGTGGCCAAGGTGGATTTCTAGGTGGGAATGGAGGTTCAAAGAAGGGTggaaaattttaa